Proteins encoded together in one Mus caroli chromosome 4, CAROLI_EIJ_v1.1, whole genome shotgun sequence window:
- the LOC110292981 gene encoding interferon alpha-2-like — protein MARLCAFLMILIVMSYWSTCSLGCNLPHTYNLRNKRALTVLAQMRRLPPLSCLKDRKDFGFPLEKVDNQQIQKAQAIPVLRDLTQQILNLFTSKTSSAAWNATLLDSFCNDLHQQLSDLQGCLMQQVGMQEPPLTQEDSLLAVRKYFHRITVYLREKKHSLCAWEVVRTEVWRALSSSAKFLARLSEEKE, from the coding sequence ATGGCTAGGCTCTGTGCTTTCCTCATGATCCTGATAGTGATGAGCTACTGGTCAACCTGTTCTCTAGGATGCAACCTGCCTCACACTTATAACCTCAGGAACAAAAGGGCCTTGACAGTCCTGGCACAGATGAGGAGGCTCCCCCCTCTTTCCTGCCTGAAGGACAGGAAGGACTTTGGATTCCCCTTGGAGAAAGTGGATAACCAGCAGATCCAGAAGGCTCAAGCCATCCCTGTGCTGCGAGATCTTACTCAGCAGATCTTGAACCTCTTCACATCAAAGACTTCATCTGCTGCTTGGAATGCAACCCTCCTAGACTCATTCTGCAATGACCTCCATCAGCAGCTCAGTGACCTGCAAGGTTGTCTGATGCAGCAGGTTGGGATGCAGGAACCTCCCCTNACCCAGGAAGACTCCCTGCTGGCTGTGAGGAAATACTTCCACAGGATCACTGTGTacctgagagagaagaaacacagcctctgtgcctgGGAGGTGGTCAGAACAGAAGTCTGGAGAGCCCTGTCTTCCTCAGCCAAATTTCTGGCAAGACTGAGTGAAGAGAAGGAGTGA